GACATAGTTCTGCTCGTTTTGCTGGATCTAAAAAAGTTATAACTCATTAAGTATTCCGTCCAGTCGTTTTTCATATAGGGTTTTACCACAGGCGACACTGCCGCATCGTCATCAGTGAATTACTAACATAACGGTATCTAAGTTATTACACATATGTGTGGTTAATATGAGTGAATAAACAATCAAGTTAAAATATCACGCAATAaacttgtaatttattaatattttcacataaaacaatattttctcgGTGCGAAACATGAATATCTTACCTTCTTTCCTTTTCCTTGGCCAGTAATAAAATGTTGCAGGTACAAGAATCAGAGCAAGAAAAGAAAGAACGAAGTAAAAGAATGTAGATCCACTTTCATCATATTCGAATTTTTGGCCACccattgttaatttttaatacattgaGAATGAAAAATCATTACACGCTATACAAGTATGATTGGTAGGTAGAAGACGTGTCATGTAGTGATGGGTTGTCTTAAAAACTTTGacatttgtaaaattaatgttgCAGGGATcaaaaataggatactttttgttattaacattttattataggaTTTACAGGTACTATTCTATCATAGATACATAGTCAAATACACTTCATTTATACATTCTTGCCCATAAGTAAAGAAATTGTGTATTATCTTCAAGATAGTAACATGACTGCTATTTTTAAAATGGCTTTTTCTCTTCAATCTTCTTGTAAATATCGAGCTTGCAACACACGTGAGTtaactgtcatctgtcaaataAACACCACAtgattttttatctttaaaacttGCTATTCACAATCCAACAACCAGTCCAGTTTTTCATTTTCGCTAAACCTCGATATTCTATTTTCGTAATTGTAAGTGCTGAACGTTTTATGTAAATACCAAAACGATAATGACTAAAATCGATTGTTAGcatatttaatattctatttaGTGCTATTAGTAATATCCTATTTAGACTATAAATGGGCGATTTTTCggataaatacttaaaattgaatataaatactGAGTGGATACTCGAGTATTAATCAAAAAATGTTAGTAAATATCCTGTATTTACCAGTATTTACTGAGTTTTATCCATTTTAACCGCCCATAAATCACCTAAGTTTAGCGACGACTGATTTTACCGTTATtccttctattttttttttactctataATCATTAGTCgagatttttgacatttttgacATTGGAATTTTCAATTTCGGTTTTgacaatgacaaaaaaataaattggcaGCCAAAATCGCAGTTCGCAGTTATGAAATACTGaattatagtatttatatttcaatgaataataaaaacaacaactgCGCGTGAAACAAATTACGGTAAGAGTTTATAGCAATAAGCTGCTTTTTATGTTACCTTAAAATAAGCTATTGTACGGAATCTGTGCTTCAAATCATGTAAGTAATTGAAtcttttttggaaaattttcagATGGCCACTAAAACTATTGCGAGTGCTACCGTGAGGGCAGTTAAGAAAAGATTACTTCCTTCTCGAGCTGCGCTAGTCTTAACTCCTTCCGCAGTGAACAAAATCAAAGAGATTATGGCGAAAGATGATGCAAAAGGCTTTATAGGTTTAAAAGTTGGTGTTCGGCAGAGAGGCTGTAATGGATTATCATACACATTGGACTATGCGAAGGCTAAAGACAAACTAGACGAAGAAGTGAAACAGGATGGAGTTACAATAATTATCGACCGAAAAGCACAATTAACATTGTTAGGTaagtcaataaaaacaaaggACACTGCAGCTGAAATAATCAGTTCTCTAGATCTTCcgtaattaaacattaatttacaaattacaatatttgcTTACTCATGTTTactatgtgtttgtaaacattagACCAAAAATGGTGAAttatataacaaattaataaatcaaaatggtCATGTCATCCAAAAAAAATCGTTTCATTcggtaattataataaaacgtttctGTTGGTTGCCAAGTTTTAgaattttacaaatacatattgaCTCAAGGTGTTtactgattaatttatttgaatgcaTACTATAACATTTGCAATGCAAAGAATATTATGATGATATCATAACTTTTTATGCCATTTCACTATTTTAATGATtcattctttttcttttcaggAACTGAAATGGATTTTGTTGAGAGTAAACTTTCAGCAGAGTTTGTATTCAATAATCCAAACATTAAGGGAACATGTGGCTGTGGAGAATCttttagtatataaaattatgtagtatTTGTTGACTAGTCTATATTTTAATAGCATAGAGGTTGCTATCAACCAATTATTGTCCTTCACATTATTCAAAGCACCcaaacaattttaacataatGCTGAATAAATTACTCTTTTATTGCACTTGTGCAAATACATGAATTTAGTAAT
This Spodoptera frugiperda isolate SF20-4 chromosome 20, AGI-APGP_CSIRO_Sfru_2.0, whole genome shotgun sequence DNA region includes the following protein-coding sequences:
- the LOC118281645 gene encoding iron-sulfur cluster assembly 1 homolog, mitochondrial; this encodes MATKTIASATVRAVKKRLLPSRAALVLTPSAVNKIKEIMAKDDAKGFIGLKVGVRQRGCNGLSYTLDYAKAKDKLDEEVKQDGVTIIIDRKAQLTLLGTEMDFVESKLSAEFVFNNPNIKGTCGCGESFSI